Below is a window of Flavobacterium sp. CFS9 DNA.
ACATTTTTCTAATGTCCAGGTAAAGTCAACACGTCTTTTTTGCCTGTTTTTTCGAGAATTCTTGTGGTGAATAATAGTACTCATTCCATTTGGAACACAGGTACAAAGTTTAATTTCTTTTCCGTTTACGCACATATATTTTGATAGCTGATTATTATTGAACATAAAAAGGTATACTAAACAAACATCTTACCGGTTCTCCGTTTATAGTTCCCGGAATCCAGTTTGGACATAATTTTAAAACCCTTTCTAATTCTTCTCCTGAACCATATCCAAAATCACGAAGAATTTTTATATCAGACAAGGTTCCGTCTTTTTCTATTATCATCGAGGCAAAAACTGCACCAGCCAGTTGTTCATCTTCAGCCACTTCTTTAGGTGCAACATAATTCTTCGTTAGGAAAATATGAAATTTTTGAATACCGCCCGGATATTTAGGTATAGCCCCAACAGATCCAAAGTTGTATACCTTATTATCATTTTCATGAAGTTTATTCTGAGATTTT
It encodes the following:
- a CDS encoding energy transducer TonB → MRNTFFALFSFALLFSCQNNPKPVEKKAVKKVERKSQNKLHENDNKVYNFGSVGAIPKYPGGIQKFHIFLTKNYVAPKEVAEDEQLAGAVFASMIIEKDGTLSDIKILRDFGYGSGEELERVLKLCPNWIPGTINGEPVRCLFSIPFYVQ